The genomic interval ttttctacataagacaccagtgaaaaataaagttatgtatcgTTTCTTGACtatttcatcttcacttaacggtattttccaatattttttcgtttacagagaacagtccagtattttctacatatgacacctgtcaaaaaataaagtcatgtagtgctttttgacttaatagtagcttgctttatttagtacagagacaaactgttttacattttacgttcACTGACTGTtcaggcatgcaaacaggtcaggggtgaaaaaggtgacaagagcgcggcgcggtgcggcgcggtgcggcgcggtgcggcgcggcgcggcgcggcgcggcgcggtgcggcgcagtgcacgcgcgcaaacgcaggtgcacacgtgtgtgttgtgcgcagtggatgatcttgtataacagtctcagactaggggggagaggatttagctaaaaaagtctttaaatggtgaattttgagcatactgtagttattagcgaccaagggacagtgaacatgagaactgccaaccttactccatgacttagctgtcatgtctgatggggggttgggtagatagcttgataaaataggtttttatcatgatagagcagtgattctcatagtaagtttccccaacaccccattgacctcatcaaaacccttagtaggcctattaaaaaataaaataggccaaaatgcccccaaatggcactaagcacccctcctctcatcagtataacaccccctcaacacttgcctggttgtcatctcatgcatatttaatcatcatatttcagacaacttgcaataggctgcaaaaaaaatctttgtcaaagtttgagttagctactgaagttttactcaaactaggctactcaaattttagcctattcacctagtatctcttACTCTTACTTCACCTCTCCCTGTAGAAAAAAATGAGTAGGAATAGgaacgctccaactttgacctggaaaaaagtatgtttcaCTAAATATCGTTCACTTTTTTAAGgtcatttagatataggcctacaaaggaaTCGGATTAcacaaaaacttggaatgatttggCCAACTGTTGCAATTTGTCCTGTGCCAAACGCTAGActgactggcccagccttctctctcccttccctctgcccGCAGCATATGCACGATGTTGCATGCCTCGCATAGTCTACATGCgctttttcacctgtttttttatccatattttttacccggTAGCTACTTTAGACTTTTCCCCCCTAGCGCACTCTCCCGCTGAACTCTCCAAGTTGGATTCACTCGCGCAGAAATCAGATGTCCTTTGCATCGACTATAACCggagaacaagtaggcctacagcgaacggaaactgaactattctactgttagcgtaaattgacatttcaaatcattaaccgaaacaacagaataccaggaacacgtgcgtgtaaccaagctttcggagctcttatgagaatacattatttttcacgAGGGCAGGGAAGCTCCGGAGTCAAATTATCAGGCAAAACAACTAAACCAACTGTGAGGTGTGGGGTACCTGTTCACTAACCACGCAGACTTCCACGTTTAGAGCTAAATCCAAAGACGGCACATTTCAGGATTTGGGTAGGGGAAAATGGTCGGACACTCTCTATATTATAGAACTAAGACATTTGATATAACTACGCAGCCCAGCCGACCAGAAACACAGGGTTTTGCGCTGTCTTTCGAAGTATGAAgacagggcgggacttagattgagctcgttcttgttattggctgtgccgacaaacagaaatactgtgattggtcaaaagtcattGTCGGTGGTGGCATCTCTCCAGCAATTTGCCATTGAGCTGTATGACATTTTCTGCGGTATACATTTCAACTCGCTCGAGCCCCCCCCGCCCAaatattttctcctcggatctgcacgattcacagaaatgacccattttcatttcaaaacggcgaatttcgccgaaaagcggcaagtttgcatgcctgctgttgcaatttgacagttttttgccgtaatttcaacgggcattttttacagtgtgagttgggagagagagagacggggaagggccggcaaaggacctgggctgggaactgaacccgggtcggccgcgtagtagaagagtgccctaccatatcagccacggtagggcccatatCAGCATTTTTCAGTAATGTTAATAGGCGTGCAGAAAATCAGATAGAGAAACAAACAAACCTAAATCAAtagcccttcccctctctctctaaaggggcgggtttaaaaaaacaaataatattTCCCAGAGTGGCCTTGTCAGAGCCCAGGCACGGCTTTAGCACGTTTGTACTTTGGGGTTGGCcaacagcgttgccagattgggctgttacctgcccaattgggctacttgggatggccgtctgcgggtaaagatgggaaaaattggccatttggcgtccTTTTCTGCAGtcttgggcccatagaaatcaatgcaatttattgacattgagcggaatttagcacattttggcagtttttcagAACCTTTTTGGCAgcttttgatcagacacatctggcaacactgttagcCAAGCAAGTGTTGGGAAACTCTTTTGGGAGAGGATTTGGCATTGGAGGTTTTACCAGATTAAGACCCAGCTACTCTATGCGTCTATTCACGTGAAACAGAGGCTATAAAGACCTCTGCATCAGAATCAGAACTCTCTGTGACCCAACTGAACTCAGAGATAGACAGCAGAGCGGGAGCTGGGGGAGTTGGAGACAGCAATCATGACTGTCATTCGCATACCGGAGGCGTTCAGCGATTTTGATATATTTGCGTTTGGCACTTTTCTGTTTGCTGAGGGTAAGTTTATCATTATGCTCTCGTGGACAAGAAACTATGATGGTGTTTTTAGGCTATTAGTTACACAGCAAGCAATGTAGCTTTAAATTGTGTCAATAATGCATGTATGTAGATAAAGAATGTCAAACTGCATCTTAAATTATTCAATATTCAAAACTGTACAGTTTGTAAGCATGTGTCATTGTATGCATCGCTGAGCAGATGCTGCTGCAcagctggggcctatactaagaagctggttcaggagtaaaccaagttaagaggtaaattatctaatagaagaatgatgactccgggctcttctattagatgatttacctcttaacttaacctggtttactcctgaacaagCTTAGTATACGTAGCCGCCTGTTCCATCAATTTCTAACCCATGGTGCCAATGTGTGCATTCTTCATTATGTGCAGGTGCTCTGGGATTTGTCCTCAACTCCATCGCAGCTCTGTCTTTTATACTTGTTAAAGAGCAACGGGACCCCAGCAACTTTCTGGTGTTCAATCTGAATATTGCCGATCTCTTGCTGAACATCAACACTCTCATTGGAGCATATTCCAGCTATCTCAGGTAAACCACAAGTTCACTTTTGCCTCTTTTacactgcctgttttctggtaggcctatagctcgacacagtgcgactcggccaccactttttgctcttcgattgagctgtgtcgtgcacaATCGAAaatcaaaaagtggcggccgagttgcgctgtgtcgagctgtaggcccgccagaaaaccggcagtggaaaagaggcatttgatgTGCTgaatgaagcaaaggacagcactgaTTGCCACTTATCGCCACAACACCCTGAAGAAGGGCTTTGCCCGAAAcattcgtaggcgaataaacaaagaaaaatctgaagagcgctatccttcgcttcattcactcGTCTGTGTTCTATGTGGCATTCAGCACCTGGTTAAGAACTGTATTAATCATTGGGCGATACTGTGAGCACGTCTCCACTTTAAACTTTGATGTCCATGCATTTCTGCTTGGCTGATAATAATAAATGTAGCTTTTCTCCCAATTTATTTGCCACAGAGTCTGGCCCTATGGTATTGAGGGATGTAACCTGCACGCATTTCAGGGAACCGTTGGCATTTATGCATGCATAAGCTTGCTGGCGCTGGTTGCATGGGACAAGTATCACTACTGGTGTACTAGTAAGTATTTGCACACCCACCCCACTTCTCTTTATCTGCagcatataatatattataatttatAACACTAAAATTAAACATCTAATATTATGGATGAACAGGTGACACTGTTGACAATAGAAGGGTGATGTGACACAGAGTTCTACCTACTCTCTCAGACCAGGAATTGTACTGGGCCACATCTGGGACCATGGTCGTGTGTGTCTGGGTGACGGCCATTTTCTGGGCAGCACTTCCTCTGCCATCTTTCGGCTGGGCCGAGTATGGCTTTGAGCCGATGAAGACCTGCTGCTGCCTGGACAACACTAAGACAGAAGGGTAATTAAATCCTCCAACCCCCCTCTCTAATCATTACCACCAGCAGCACTGCTAGtctctaggggtgtaaataataatcgaaatataTTGATGCATctatcctacggccgacgatttcatcgaatcgtattgtatcatggggcattcttaagtatcgaaaataattgaatcgttggcccctgtccaatgacctccataacataatagaagtggaaaagtaattggatgAAATCGTATCAAATTTTGGGAGGAAGGTTctggggggtgggatggggatATGTGGAATTTCCTTAAAAGACTGAGTGTAGAggctatatactatatatatacagAATATATTGGggtattattgtcacatgctatTGATCGTGAAGCACTTGTACATCAGCATGTCAACATGGACgaagtacattgtgacaaaaaaagttaaaaaacattcaaaaaaagaactttcaaaaagggcatttttgtccagacGGGCAAAGGGGCACCTCATCTCTACCTGTGCACGCATATGCAGGGCAGCCTATATCCAACAAAACGATTTTTAAGTGTCACCCGGATTTACCGGTTAGCTTGCAGGTAATCTTCCCAAGACAAGTAACTCGATTCAGCGATTCAGAGATTTAATGTACATATGTGGTATGCTGTTGTGTAGAACACACTTTGACCACCTCACCAGACCTGGAGGGCTGCTAGGTCATGTACAGAGAGTGCACATGTTGGCATGCCTCTTAATCTGCCCAGTGTTGGAACAGAGAGGGAACAGAGGGAAGCCTGAGAACACTAAGCTAAGTAAAGGCTGAGAGACTGAAACACTAAGCTGTTTGTGTGAGAAACAATGCAGTATTCTCGCAAAGAACCAAAGCATTTACCAACCACACAATCAATGGAAATGCTTTCTCAATGACGCAAGACAATGTTTATAGAGATTTAAATACAGCCGGTAGGCACATTCACTTTCGCTTatagatttttttctttctttctttctttctttctttctttctttctttctttctttctttcttttttactagTTTCTAGATGAAATTCTAAATAATTGACAATGTGTCATGAGAAAATGATCACagtttattacatttcattttCTAAAATTAAAACGTtaggtttttttattgtttttttattccaCAGGGGATTCGTCTCCTACCTGCTAGCTATATCTTGCGTCTACTTCCTCATCCCATTGCTGATCATGCACGACTCATACAGCTCCATCTACGCATACTTCAAGAAGACCCACAAGTTCAAGGTACAGTacacagcaccacagcaccacacaatGGCTAACTGACTTCCATTAAATGGCATTTGTACCGTTGTTTGGTAGCCTGTCATAACtatctattcacagctttataaacactttattaacatttaataataattaacatgtTTGTAAATGACCAATAACCAAACtgcgactgcacagtggagtgggaatcgacttctactgtgtgagttatatatgtggtttcatgcctcttggtctttggaggagaaacatCCAGCACCGATGCGACTGCGCTCTGTCttctgtgttagcatagtatttcatgcccatttataaacatttgtaaacattttgttgataattagtccATTATTTATAAAGTATTTAAAAATATGTGAATAGGTAGTtcttctaaagtgttacctatacATTTAAATGCAAATGTGGTGATGCCAGTGTAATGTTGCCTTAGGCCTACAGCAAattgggacatttggtaaactgtgaataaaaacaaaatactaTTTTTCATTTTACAAACATTCAATCTATCAATTAAATGAAGAATTGTGCAGAGACAACATATGAATGGTTAACTCCACAAAAttattgctttgagggaaatgTTCTATTTCAGTTGTAGTTTAAATTCATTGTAATGTGTCCTTgctctctgaaatgaatgcatAGGACAAATAAGTAATTTGATGTTAGAAAAAGTAACTGTGGAATGAATTCACAGACAATATAGACTTTTGACTATTAAGCATAGCCATGCTGTAATTCTACACTGATTTACAACCTGGACGAGATGCAGTCCAAGGAAGTAAATGgtatattttattcacaatttagcAAGTTTCCCAACTTTTACCTCATTTGGGGTTATAGGATTAGAATTACAAAGATGTAGATAATGATGTTGATCTTGGTCTTCTTTGGACAATAATGCATTTGTACTAAAGGCCAGAGCCTCTCAATCCCAACAAGCCATGATTTCTAAAATGTGGTTATTTTATCTCTCTGTATAGTTCAACACCTGTATTCCAGAGATGGTCCTTTTGTTGAGCTGGGGCCCATACGCTGCCTTCTGCCTGTATGCCTGCGTCTACGATCCTCTGGAGTTCTCTCCACAGTTTAGAATGGTAAGAGTACATCCACACagggctttggctgggcccgggacaaagacgtcTGGAAGGGcaccaaacccaatcaatacaatgcaatgagggtcCAATTCTGGGCTTCTCtatacctgggcccgggacaagtgacccatttgtCGTGCTCCCCCCCAgtattacaccactatgacaatacacagggcctttaggtaatacattaggacttggtcgttgccattctggtaacagctacatTATGACAGGGGCCGTTTCTTACTGGGTTAAATatgcattttgaacatgtttaaGTTTGAACGTTGACCGTTGGCTCTTTGCCagctttgccagtttgatgccaGACTATGGCTGTCATGTTATTGTCTGTCTCGCCAAACTAGTCCATGGTCACATTATTCCTTAATCTGTCACTGTAGCTAATCCCAACGAGCACAGCAGTCATTACACAGCTACATTAGCTTGCCACGATGAGGGACTCGGTGAGATTACCCGTGTTAAGGGCACAGCCACAAGGAAGGCACAGTTGGTTATGAATGTCCTGACTGGTGGTGACACCTGCGGACGGTCATGAATGGTGATGAAAATCGAGCGTGAACTGAACCTGATGTGTTGATACTTGGGGGGTATAGGCTACTAAGAACATGGTCAAGTGATAAACTAGGCtgagttaacctacaggaagtggtaaacctgttaatagatgtacctgcaggcatcatttagtcaagaaaatgaggactccaggctcttcttattagatgatttacctctaccacatggttaacttaacctggtttactactgaactaGCTTCTTAGTGGCCGAGTTACTTGGTCATGCTTATTGATCAGCAGCCTGCAATTTGAACTGTAGTGTTGGAGATATGTAAAAAGCTAATGGCGTCTCTTTGTTTTTGCTGTAGATGCTTCCTGTGTGGGCCAAGACTGCTCCCATATGGCACGCTATCCTCTACTCCTTCACCAATGTGGCCTACAAAGGAGGAATCTGGAAGCTGCTGACAGGGCAGAAGATTGAGAAGATCAAAACTTCATAAACAAAACTCTTGAGAACAAGCAATTCCACCCTGATACATTGTGATACACTGATACACGGATACACTGTGATACACTGATACACTGTGATACACTGTGATAGTGTAACTGCTGACCCCAAACTCTGGAACACTCTCTCACTTGCACTGTGTCAATGCACTTCATTCTCCAAGTCTCAAAACCTACCTTTTCACCCtggcctacagcagtggttcttaacctttttttcttaacgcacccccttccttctgccgaagacaagccacgcacccccaacccaaacttctacatgtgtatacacacaaaaaaattattaattacaatgattcttgcttcagacattaatcaataccttaatgactttaaatggggaccaaaatatgttttcatttgctctTATTCtgccctaattataatgtttgcaagcagaattttggtcacaacctcaacgaaaacaaaattctgcgcaccccctgaaacttctggcgcacccccagggggtgcccgcaccccaggttaagaactacTGGCCTACTCAATCATAGTGCTGACTGATTTTATGGTTATGTGATTTTAtggttattacctccgccaaggaggttatgttttcagttgtGCTGGTTTGTccttctgtctgtttatctgtttgtttgtctgcagaATAATTCAAAAACCTATGAACGGATTTGTATGAAACTTTGtgcagttgttggaaatgaccaaaggaacaagtgattacattttggtggtgatcaggAACCAATATTTGtttaaagattcttcactgtTGCTAGACTACAAATGTAGATGCCCCTAGTGattgcaaattgaattgcggaacAGGGCAAATGTGGTCTATCAAACAGCtgtcttggcggaggtctgcactctctgagtgcatttctagttacctccgccaaggaggtaatgttttcggtcacgttggtttgtttgtttgtttgtttgtttgtttgtctgtctgtctgtttgtcagcagcataactcaaaaacgaatcaacggatttggacgaaactttgtggagttgttgataatgacccaagaaagaagtgattcaattctggtggtgatccagatcacagaccggaaccaggactttttaaaagat from Engraulis encrasicolus isolate BLACKSEA-1 chromosome 17, IST_EnEncr_1.0, whole genome shotgun sequence carries:
- the LOC134467320 gene encoding RPE-retinal G protein-coupled receptor-like, producing the protein MTVIRIPEAFSDFDIFAFGTFLFAEGALGFVLNSIAALSFILVKEQRDPSNFLVFNLNIADLLLNINTLIGAYSSYLRVWPYGIEGCNLHAFQGTVGIYACISLLALVAWDKYHYWCTNQELYWATSGTMVVCVWVTAIFWAALPLPSFGWAEYGFEPMKTCCCLDNTKTEGGFVSYLLAISCVYFLIPLLIMHDSYSSIYAYFKKTHKFKFNTCIPEMVLLLSWGPYAAFCLYACVYDPLEFSPQFRMMLPVWAKTAPIWHAILYSFTNVAYKGGIWKLLTGQKIEKIKTS